Proteins encoded by one window of Cannabis sativa cultivar Pink pepper isolate KNU-18-1 chromosome 4, ASM2916894v1, whole genome shotgun sequence:
- the LOC133036852 gene encoding secreted RxLR effector protein 161-like encodes MKEVPYAEAIGSVMYTMISTRPDIAYAVSVLSRFMSNPGEEHWKGLKWLLRYLKGTASYGLKFNKTGSKMKLEGFVDADYASNRDTRKSITSYCFQLNECCISWKVQLQPVVALSTTEAEFMATTEAFKEAVWLKGILSEIQMKLRKVTVFSDSQSAIHLCKNPVYHERSKYIDVRLFWIRDKVEEGEVELKKIPSEENPADAGTKVLSVSKFKHCLDLLNITST; translated from the coding sequence atgaaagaGGTGCCATATGCTGAAGCTATTGGTAGTGTCATGTACACCATGATAAGCACAAGGCCAGATATAGCCTATGCAGTGAGTGTTTTAAGTAGATTTATGTCCAATCCTGGAGAAGAGCATTGGAAAGGACTAAAGTGGCTATTGAGATATCTAAAAGGCACTGCAAGCTATGGTTTAAAATTCAACAAAACTGGTTCTAAGATGAAACTAGAAGGTTTTGTTGATGCTGACTATGCCAGCAACAGAGACACTAGAAAGTCTATAACCAGCTACTGTTTTCAATTAAATGAATGCTGCATCAGTTGGAAAGTTCAGCTCCAACCAGTAGTAGCCTTATCAACAACAGAAGCTGAGTTCATGGCCACTACTGAAGCCTTCAAGGAGGCAGTATGGCTAAAAGGAATTTTGAGTGAAATTCAAATGAAGCTCAGAAAAGTGACTGTATTTTCAGACAGTCAGTCTGCAATTCATCTTTGCAAAAATCCAGTCTACCATGAGAGGTCAAAATACATCGATGTTAGATTGTTTTGGATCAGAGACAAGGTAGAAGAAGGAGAAGTTGAACTGAAAAAGATTCCCAGTGAAGAAAACCCTGCAGATGCAGGCACCAAGGTCTTATCTGTTAGCAAATTCAAGCATTGCTTGGATTTGCTTAACATAACTTCTACCTGA